The proteins below come from a single Terriglobales bacterium genomic window:
- a CDS encoding cytochrome c biogenesis protein CcdA, translating to MQSLPLALAAFVAGLASFLSPCVLPLVPGYISLISGASVDQLQTEHNAGRMRAVMMNSLTFVLGFTLVFVMLGAAATSVGRVLREYKGLMGQIAGAIIIIFGLHLTGILKISALYADKRMHSVGTGKSAWGSFLVGFAFAFGWTPCIGPILAAILTIAASQRTVSKGILLLAIYSLGLAVPFLLTSLGIERFLAFYNRFRRHLHAVEVASGVLLIVVGTLFVTRHFGALAGYLGFLNRFAL from the coding sequence ATGCAAAGTCTCCCATTGGCATTAGCAGCTTTCGTTGCGGGACTTGCCTCGTTTCTCTCTCCATGCGTCCTCCCACTCGTCCCGGGGTATATTTCGCTCATTTCCGGAGCTTCCGTGGATCAGCTGCAGACGGAGCACAACGCTGGCCGCATGCGCGCCGTCATGATGAACTCCCTGACATTCGTCTTGGGGTTCACGCTGGTATTTGTCATGCTCGGCGCTGCAGCCACTTCCGTCGGACGTGTGCTGCGCGAATACAAAGGGTTAATGGGCCAGATCGCCGGCGCGATCATCATCATCTTCGGCCTGCACCTGACCGGCATTTTGAAGATCAGCGCACTCTATGCAGACAAGCGGATGCACAGTGTAGGTACTGGCAAGAGCGCATGGGGATCATTCCTGGTCGGCTTTGCCTTCGCCTTTGGCTGGACTCCGTGCATCGGACCGATTCTGGCTGCCATCCTCACTATCGCCGCATCACAGAGAACGGTGTCAAAAGGGATCCTGCTTCTGGCGATCTACTCCCTGGGATTGGCTGTTCCGTTCCTGCTCACGTCGCTCGGAATCGAGCGCTTCCTGGCTTTTTACAATCGTTTTCGCCGGCATCTCCATGCCGTGGAAGTCGCCAGTGGAGTGCTTCTCATCGTTGTCGGAACGTTGTTCGTGACTCGCCACTTTGGGGCTCTTGCTGGTTACCTGGGCTTCCTAAACCGTTTTGCATTATGA